The DNA sequence TAAGCAATGactcacataaaaaaaattagtaacaAATCACTAAAGGGCTAAGCCAATATAGTTAGGAGGAAAGAATAAAAGAACCAAGCATTGACTTCTTATAAAAAGTATAGTCTCACCTTGGTATTTTGCAACTTCTTCTCCATTATAAAACAACTTGAAGGTGGGATATGAATGAATATCCACCTTAGAACACACTGGTTTATCTGTGCCACAATCAACCTCTCCGATCTCAATTTCATCTTCACCTTCCATCTCCTTCCCCAAATCCTCCCATAGTGTCCCTAAGTTCTTGCTGGAAACAACTTTAGAATATCACTAAGCTAACAATAATTTGGGTCCAAGTTCACACATGATGCTTggataagaaagaaaaagaaggccACCAAGGCACTAACAGATAAAGTTTACCAGTGCTTGCACCAAGGGACACAGAACTTGACGAACCATGCAGTATCTTTCTCCTGCATCTGAACAAACCATATACCAGCTCAAAATCTTGAACGAAACACAACAAAACCAAGGCTACTCAGATCACCATTTCTTTGCTCATCAAACATTCACATAATTTCTTGCAAGGATGTCTACCACACGAAGTTATCTGCTGTAATTTACTACGCTGCTAAAATATGTGTATAATATATGCAGAAGAGAACTTATGTAAGAACCTGCTCCAATGAAACACAAATACAACTATGATTTGCTAATTGCTAGGATCAAACAAGAATGCCTAATCCTCAGAAGCAGATTTCATACTAATATATTAGAAATTAAACACACAACCCAACCCTAGAGCTACAAATTATTAGGTAAAGGAAGATAGTGAGTGTGTATCTAAACTTATATGTTGATTCCTAATAATATCTAAGTTGATTTAGCACAAACAGGCTGAAATCAGTATTTTAAAGTAGAAAACATAACGACAAACAACCGTGGGCGTGATCTAAGAGCTAATCAGAAAACGGAATCCATTGCTGAAGGTGAAGTGCAATAAAGCATACCTTGTCATTAAAAATTTCGGAATTAAGGGTTATGACTTCAGCATTTACAGACGGATTGCTGATCGAGCTGAAGATGAAAATGGagcaacaaaataataatatgacaGAAATTGAGAGATTGGGCAACCGACGCCGCATCGCGATCGAACTCAGATCGCGGAGTGGATGAAGTCGCCGGTTAGAACACTGATGATGACTCGGAGAGCtcgagaagaagaagagcccTAAATTCTTAGATCGAAATGCCCAATTATTAATGTGAACTTACgtttttcaagtttttttaaaaaatccacctaaagcctttttcaatatttacccaatttcatattcaaatttatttgtcAAATCATTCTTTAGAAATAGTGCTATATTTTCACaataactttttaatattgtcAGGTGTATATCATACTCTATAGACTatagtacaaaacaaatattttttcttattttgtattataatataattaaaatttatttacttaataaCTAAAGATTATAGATTGAAGggattttaattgttcaatgaCTTGCATATATTGTAGTAATAAACgttgtataaatattttattttaaatacgCAGTATACTTTGTTATTagaaatatactaatatacagtataaaatttgttaatagGTACGATTAAACAAGTTTGCTTTACTTATAAGG is a window from the Salvia hispanica cultivar TCC Black 2014 chromosome 1, UniMelb_Shisp_WGS_1.0, whole genome shotgun sequence genome containing:
- the LOC125209005 gene encoding protein disulfide-isomerase 5-1 — translated: MRRRLPNLSISVILLFCCSIFIFSSISNPSVNAEVITLNSEIFNDKMQEKDTAWFVKFCVPWCKHCKNLGTLWEDLGKEMEGEDEIEIGEVDCGTDKPVCSKVDIHSYPTFKLFYNGEEVAKYQGTRDVESLKRFALEETLQAATKAQLSDDAEL